A single region of the Indicator indicator isolate 239-I01 chromosome 3, UM_Iind_1.1, whole genome shotgun sequence genome encodes:
- the DNAJB9 gene encoding dnaJ homolog subfamily B member 9 has product MATTQSVFTFALCILMITELILATESYYDILGVPKNASDRQIKKAFHKLAMKYHPDKNKSPGAEAKFREIAEAYETLSDENKRREYDQFGRHGGQENNGSPFHQSFNFNFDDLFKDFDLFSQKSRSKKHFENHFRSHREAHSRQRRSFQEFSFGGGLFDDVFENMEKMFSFSDFENAHRHAVRTDTRFHGSSKHCRTVTQRRGNMVTTYTDCSGQ; this is encoded by the exons ATGGCGACGACACAATCAGTCTTCACATTTGCTCTCTGCATTTTAATGATAACTGAATTAATATTGGCTACAGAGAGCTATTATGATATTTTAGGAGTTCCAAAAAATGCATCTGACCGCCAGATCAAGAAAGCATTTCACAAGCTGGCTATGAAATACCACCCAGACAAAAATAAGAGTCCTGGTGCAGAAGCAAAATTTAGAGAAATTGCAGAAG cATATGAAACATTATCAGATGAGAATAAACGAAGAGAATATGATCAGTTTGGCCGTCATGGAGGACAAGAAAATAATGGAAGCCCATTCCATCAGTCGTTTAATTTCAACTTTGATGATCTGTTCAAAGACTTTGATCTCTTTAGTCAAAAGTCACGATCCAAAAAGCACTTTGAAAATCACTTCCGAAGTCATCGGGAAGCTCACAGTCGGCAAAGACGCTCTTTCCAAGAGTTCTCCTTTGGAGGTGGACTGTTTGATGATGTCTTTGAAAATATggaaaagatgttttcttttagTGACTTTGAAAATGCACACCGACACGCGGTGCGAACTGATACCCGGTTTCATGGATCCAGCAAGCACTGTAGGACTGTCACTCAGAGACGAGGAAACATGGTGACCACCTATACAGACTGTTCTGGACAATaa